The following coding sequences lie in one Oncorhynchus kisutch isolate 150728-3 linkage group LG17, Okis_V2, whole genome shotgun sequence genomic window:
- the fam217ba gene encoding protein FAM217B, which translates to MGPIMQERTASTALKRVVSKEKIRTKNSENNEPITSSKKANKVKKAGAQLKNALPGQDKDTVSTIQRGIHSKGSRVKSGTTRNTSKLASPQEGGLKSKPHTHSSTQRQEKREVQRTSPCCGELDQNHGVLGRSRKALSLPLSPIPGLRQGPMRLHTHTQVPTLESLRQFEQKEVDSDSASDLSDSERLPVLPSPCTPCTPPHLNLRAEVINSSDFPPAFPGPHGATSDNDSVSYNYPDFLPPPFNTWSLRQLAVFLHTEGRGAPRPKPVGPLEKYLERLLQLEWLQIQTVQAEACRPAGGRPRALGFPSATTTNAPRPHTAPPSRLSSPKGLRQCQRAFPLAPHNPPSLAAQQLSCLPVCPHCHIRYPLCNGSCSSYAYQRHSRLSPLLERRARPGVPPKRSSSESRVTSSERRATGCSGGGQTPGSPSAGRSHVRHMQAVGNIRKPAQEPGTNGKGQASVKKGRARANSEAEVKKESSTAKAGVEKHTHSGSKREANTIKRVEKDSQRTETGSQASKSGVKRTVKEPLSLFKAPLSAKANGKAKNVHFIAK; encoded by the exons ATGGGCCCCATTATGCAGGAACGCACTGCCTCCACGGCATTGAAACGCGTTGTTTCCAAAGAGAAGATACGTACGAAGAATTCTGAAAATAACGAACCGATTACGAg TTCAAAGAAAGCTAACAAGGTGAAGAAGGCAGGAGCTCAGCTCAAGAATGCCCTTCCAGGTCAGGATAAGGACACTGTGTCGACAATCCAGAGG GGCATTCATTCAAAGGGAAGCAGAGTCAAATCTGGCACTACTCGAAACACTAGCAAACTGGCAAG CCCTCAAGAAGGAGGCTTGAAgtctaaaccacacacacactcctcaacaCAGAGGCAAGAGAAGCGAGAGGTTCAGCGAACGTCCCCATGTTGCGGTGAGTTAGATCAGAACCATGGGGTACTGGGCCGAAGTCGGaaagctctctctctgcccctctcccctATACCTGGGCTGCGCCAGGGGCCAATGcggcttcacacacacactcaagtccCCACCCTGGAGTCCCTCAGGCAGTTTGAGCAGAAGGAAGTCGACTCGGACAGCGCCAGTGACCTGTCAGACTCAGAGAGACTGCCTGTACTCCCCTccccctgtaccccctgcaccCCACCCCATCTCAACCTCCGCGCTGAAGTGATCAACTCCAGCGATTTCCCCCCAGCCTTCCCAGGACCACACGGGGCCACGAGCGACAATGACAGCGTCAGCTACAACTACCCTGACTTCCTGCCTCCTCCCTTCAATACCTGGAGCCTACGCCAGCTGGCTGTGTTCCTCCACACGGAGGGCCGAGGCGCCCCTCGCCCCAAACCTGTGGGGCCCCTGGAGAAGTACCTGGAGAGGCTGCTGCAGTTGGAGTGGCTCCAGATCCAGACTGTGCAGGCGGAGGCCTGCCGACCTGCGGGGGGCCGTCCTAGGGCCCTGGGCTTCCCCTCTGCCACCACCACGAACGCACCTCGGCCCCACACGGCACCACCCAGCCGCCTCAGCTCCCCCAAAGGCCTGCGGCAGTGTCAGCGCGCCTTCCCACTTGCCCCTCACAACCCCCCCTCGCTGGCAGCACAGCAGCTCTCCTGCCTCCCAGTCTGCCCCCATTGTCACATCCGCTACCCTCTGTGCAACGGGAGCTGCTCCTCCTATGCCTACCAGCGCCACTCGCGCCTCAGTCCCCTTCTGGAGCGCCGAGCCAGGCCCGGGGTTCCCCCGAAGAGGAGCAGCAGTGAGAGCCGGGTCACTTCCTCTGAGCGTAGGGCTACAGGCTGCAGTGGAGGAGGACAGACTCCAGGTAGCCCCTCGGCAGGAAGAAGCCACGTCAGACACATGCAGGCGGTTGGCAACATCCGTAAACCCGCCCAGGAGCCAGGCACTAACGGTAAAGGTCAGGCCAGTGTGAAGAAAGGCCGCGCCAGAGCAAATTCAGAAGCCGAGGTGAAGAAGGAGTCCAGTACGGCTAAGGCGGGagtggagaaacacacacactctggaagtAAACGAGAGGCTAACACCATCAAGAGGGTCGAGAAAGACAGTCAGAGGACAGAAACAGGAAGTCAGGCATCTAAAAGTGGGGTTAAAAGAACAGTAAAAgagccactctctctcttcaaGGCACCGTTGTCTGCCAAAGCGAATGGAAAAGCAAAGAATGTTCACTTTATTGCAAAGTAA
- the ttll9 gene encoding putative tubulin polyglutamylase TTLL9 isoform X1 — protein MSRNKTAGYKGPYGYQKRREGDGRSCVRYKCGLTNTIQDVLRQRPGWMEVKDDGEWDFNWCDVGWLRENFDHSYMEEHVRICHFRNHYELTRKNLMVKNLKRYRKTLEREAGRIEASKCDFFPRTFELPSEYHLFVEEFKRSPGSTWIMKPVARSQGKGIFLFQKLKDIMDWKKDGSRSEEQRDETQVESYVAQRYIENPYLISGRKFDLRVYVLVTSYIPLKAWLYRDGFARFSSTRFSLTSIDDQYVHLTNVAVQKTAPDYDPEKGCKWQMQQLRRYLTARHGTETIEALFKDVDNIFVRSLQSVQKVIINDKHCFELYGYDILLDQDLKPWLIEVNASPSLTASSQEDYEMKCCLLEDTLHIVDMEGRLTGREKRVGGYDLMWNDGPVYREDVNLETLGSACFTANTHLGCVNDRKKQLRQLLKPFPGKKRI, from the exons ATGTCAAGGAATAAG ACTGCTGGATACAAGGGTCCTTATGGTTATCAAAAAAGAAGAGAGGG GGATGGAAGAAGTTGTGTACGTTACAAATGTGGCCTAACAAACACCATTCAGGATGTCTTGCGACAAAGACCAGGCTGGATGGAGGTCAAAGA TGATGGAGAATGGGATTTTAACTGGTGTGATGTTGGGTGGCTGAGGGAGAATTTCGACCACTCCTACATGGAAGAACACGTGAGGATATGCCATTTTCGCAATCATTATGAG CTGACGCGCAAGAACCTAATGGTGAAAAACCTAAAGAGGTACCGCAAAACCCTTGAGAGGGAAGCTGGCCGCATTGAAGCGTCCAAATGTGACTTTTTCCCCCGGACCTTTGAACTACCCAGTGAATACCACCTCTTTGTGGAAGAGTTCAAACGGAGCCCGGGCAGCACCTGGATCATGAAACCG GTTGCAAGATCTCAGGGGAAGGGCATTTTCCTATTTCAAAAACTGAAAGACATCATGGACTGGAAAAAG GATGGGAGTCGctcagaggagcagagagatgagacTCAAGTGGAGAGCTACGTTGCACAGCGCTACATAGAAAATCCCTACCTTATCAGTG GGAGAAAATTTGACTTGAGGGTTTATGTATTGGTTACATCA TATATCCCACTGAAGGCATGGTTATATCGAGATGGATTTGCCCGATTCTCCAGCACCCGATTCTCTCTCACCAGCATTGATGACCAGT ATGTCCATCTCACCAATGTGGCAGTGCAAAAAACAGCGCCAGATTATGATCCTGAAAAG GGCTGTAAGTGGCAGATGCAGCAGCTTCGGCGATACCTGACTGCGAGGCATGGCACAGAGACCATAGAGGCTCTGTTTAAGGACGTTGACAACATATTTGTCCGTAGCCTGCAGAGTGTGCAGAAAGTAATCATCAACGACAAACACTGCTTTGAGCTCTATGGCTATGACATCCTACTGGATCAGGACCTCAAACC GTGGCTGATAGAGGTGaacgcctctccctctctcaccgcCAGCAGCCAAGAGGACTACGAGATGAAGTGTTGTCTGCTGGAGGACACCTTACACATTGTGGATATGGAGGGCAG ATTGACTGGCAGAGAGAAGAGGGTTGGTGGCTATGACCTTATGTGGAACGATGGACCCGTCTACAGGGAAGATGTCAACCTAGAGACACTGGGCAGTGCCTGTTTCACTGCAAACACACACCTCG GCTGTGTAAACGACAGAAAGAAGCAACTCCGTCAGCTTCTAAAACCATTTCCAGGCAAGAAGAGGATATGA
- the ppp1r3da gene encoding protein phosphatase 1, regulatory subunit 3Da: MDWTIGKERIPSCNSELPKASKNASGTNLTINLNEMLKSKAAVERKRVPIRPPNPRAPAPRELEFSRGLSCEPMPKPIIRRRARSLSSSTEWKRHTRNVGVRFVDCLGLDLEDVKVFKTGEDPFVPQHVSFRLLMGAELAGGKNLEISLPYLKPVFPQQPGDRPEFFSRLRQQRVCLERVLCFDLGIIGITQVLNLHFEKEVSVRYSFTGWRCSSETKASWVSTTCKSWDGTQEQLNCDTFRFHLPVPPFLLPGAALEFAVRYKVSGKEHWDNNEGQNYKLVCHSYKLTVPKECEHSMVHFI; encoded by the coding sequence ATGGATTGGACTATTGGGAAGGAGAGAATTCCCTCATGTAATAGTGAACTGCCTAAGGCCTCAAAGAATGCCTCCGGAACCAACCTCACTATCAATCTGAATGAAATGCTCAAATCAAAAGCTGCCGTGGAAAGGAAGCGTGTTCCAATCCGCCCACCCAACCCAAGAGCCCCTGCACCCAGGGAATTGGAGTTTAGTCGAGGCCTTTCGTGTGAGCCCATGCCCAAACCCATTATCCGAAGACGTGCACGATCTCTGTCCTCCTCCACAGAGTGGAAGAGGCACACTCGTAATGTTGGGGTGCGTTTTGTAGACTGTCTGGGCCTGGACCTAGAGGACGTTAAGGTTTTCAAAACCGGAGAGGATCCCTTTGTGCCACAACATGTCTCCTTCAGGCTTTTGATGGGTGCAGAGCTGGCTGGGGGGAAGAACTTGGAAATCTCGCTGCCGTATCTGAAGCCGGTGTTCCCTCAGCAACCCGGTGATCGACCTGAATTCTTCAGCCGCCTGCGCCAGCAGAGGGTCTGTCTGGAGAGGGTTTTGTGCTTTGACCTGGGCATCATCGGGATCACTCAGGTCCTCAACCTCCATTTTGAGAAAGAGGTGAGCGTGCGCTATTCTTTCACAGGATGGAGGTGCAGCTCAGAAACCAAGGCCTCCTGGGTATCCACCACCTGCAAGTCCTGGGATGGAACGCAGGAGCAGCTCAATTGTGACACCTTTCGTTTCCACCTGCCTGTTCCTCCCTTCCTGCTACCTGGAGCTGCTTTGGAATTTGCTGTCCGATACAAAGTGTCCGGGAAAGAGCACTGGGACAACAACGAGGGGCAAAACTATAAGTTGGTCTGCCATAGCTACAAGCTGACTGTGCCCAAGGAGTGTGAGCATAGCATGGTGCACTTTATTTGA
- the ttll9 gene encoding putative tubulin polyglutamylase TTLL9 isoform X2: MSRNKTAGYKGPYGYQKRREGDGRSCVRYKCGLTNTIQDVLRQRPGWMEVKDDGEWDFNWCDVGWLRENFDHSYMEEHLTRKNLMVKNLKRYRKTLEREAGRIEASKCDFFPRTFELPSEYHLFVEEFKRSPGSTWIMKPVARSQGKGIFLFQKLKDIMDWKKDGSRSEEQRDETQVESYVAQRYIENPYLISGRKFDLRVYVLVTSYIPLKAWLYRDGFARFSSTRFSLTSIDDQYVHLTNVAVQKTAPDYDPEKGCKWQMQQLRRYLTARHGTETIEALFKDVDNIFVRSLQSVQKVIINDKHCFELYGYDILLDQDLKPWLIEVNASPSLTASSQEDYEMKCCLLEDTLHIVDMEGRLTGREKRVGGYDLMWNDGPVYREDVNLETLGSACFTANTHLGCVNDRKKQLRQLLKPFPGKKRI; this comes from the exons ATGTCAAGGAATAAG ACTGCTGGATACAAGGGTCCTTATGGTTATCAAAAAAGAAGAGAGGG GGATGGAAGAAGTTGTGTACGTTACAAATGTGGCCTAACAAACACCATTCAGGATGTCTTGCGACAAAGACCAGGCTGGATGGAGGTCAAAGA TGATGGAGAATGGGATTTTAACTGGTGTGATGTTGGGTGGCTGAGGGAGAATTTCGACCACTCCTACATGGAAGAACAC CTGACGCGCAAGAACCTAATGGTGAAAAACCTAAAGAGGTACCGCAAAACCCTTGAGAGGGAAGCTGGCCGCATTGAAGCGTCCAAATGTGACTTTTTCCCCCGGACCTTTGAACTACCCAGTGAATACCACCTCTTTGTGGAAGAGTTCAAACGGAGCCCGGGCAGCACCTGGATCATGAAACCG GTTGCAAGATCTCAGGGGAAGGGCATTTTCCTATTTCAAAAACTGAAAGACATCATGGACTGGAAAAAG GATGGGAGTCGctcagaggagcagagagatgagacTCAAGTGGAGAGCTACGTTGCACAGCGCTACATAGAAAATCCCTACCTTATCAGTG GGAGAAAATTTGACTTGAGGGTTTATGTATTGGTTACATCA TATATCCCACTGAAGGCATGGTTATATCGAGATGGATTTGCCCGATTCTCCAGCACCCGATTCTCTCTCACCAGCATTGATGACCAGT ATGTCCATCTCACCAATGTGGCAGTGCAAAAAACAGCGCCAGATTATGATCCTGAAAAG GGCTGTAAGTGGCAGATGCAGCAGCTTCGGCGATACCTGACTGCGAGGCATGGCACAGAGACCATAGAGGCTCTGTTTAAGGACGTTGACAACATATTTGTCCGTAGCCTGCAGAGTGTGCAGAAAGTAATCATCAACGACAAACACTGCTTTGAGCTCTATGGCTATGACATCCTACTGGATCAGGACCTCAAACC GTGGCTGATAGAGGTGaacgcctctccctctctcaccgcCAGCAGCCAAGAGGACTACGAGATGAAGTGTTGTCTGCTGGAGGACACCTTACACATTGTGGATATGGAGGGCAG ATTGACTGGCAGAGAGAAGAGGGTTGGTGGCTATGACCTTATGTGGAACGATGGACCCGTCTACAGGGAAGATGTCAACCTAGAGACACTGGGCAGTGCCTGTTTCACTGCAAACACACACCTCG GCTGTGTAAACGACAGAAAGAAGCAACTCCGTCAGCTTCTAAAACCATTTCCAGGCAAGAAGAGGATATGA
- the pnck gene encoding calcium/calmodulin-dependent protein kinase type 1B isoform X1 yields MPLGKEFRKKAEDITAVYDLREKLGEGSFSEVRVAQHRRTLKLVAVKCIRKRALKGKEAMLENEIAVLRRINHPNIVALEETFETSTKLYLVMTLVTGGELLDRILEKGSYTERDASRVIQQLLEAVQYLHQLGIVHRDLKPENLLYQTPSEDSKIVISDFGLSKMEEQGMLTTACGTPAYVAPELLQQKSYGKEVDLWALGVITYILLCGYPPFYDESESHMYRQIMKAEYEFDSPYWDEISNSAKDFIPHMLQKEPEERYNCEQALKHLWISGGAALEKNIHGSVSKQIQKNFAKSQWKRAFNATMVVRHLSKKNLVVEEESKDKAETKATL; encoded by the exons ATGCCTCTGGGGAAGGAATTCAGGAAGAAAGCAGAGGACATCACAGCAGTGTATGATCTGAGAGAGAAGCTAGGAGA GGGATCATTCTCTGAGGTGCGCGTGGCTCAGCACCGCCGCACCCTGAAACTTGTAGCAGTCAAGTGTATCCGCAAGAGGGCGTTAAAGGGCAAAGAAGCCATGTTGGAGAATGAGATAGCAGTGCTACGCAG AATCAACCATCCCAACATTGTGGCATTGGAGGAGACCTTCGAGACATCTACAAAGCTTTATCTGGTTATGACTCT TGTTACAGGAGGTGAGTTGCTGGACCGTATTCTGGAGAAGGGGAGTTACACTGAGAGGGATGCCAGCCGTGTCATACAACAGCTTCTGGAGGCAGTCCAATACCTCCACCAGCTGGGCATCGTGCACAGGGACCTGAAG CCTGAGAACCTACTGTATCAGACTCCGTCGGAAGATTCCAAGATTGTCATCAGTGACTTTGGCCTGTCCAAGATGGAGGAGCAGGGGATGCTCACCACAGCATGTGGAACCCCTGCGTATGTGG CACCAGAGCTTCTGCAGCAGAAATCATATGGCAAAGAAGTGGATCTGTGGGCTCTGGGGGTGATCACCTATATACT ACTCTGTGGCTACCCTCCGTTTTATGACGAGAGTGAGTCACATATGTACAGGCAGATCATGAAGGCTGAATATGAGTTTGACTCCCCGTATTGGGATGAAATCTCTAATTCAG CAAAAGATTTCATTCCGCACATGTTGCAGAAAGAACCAGAGGAGAGGTACAATTGTGAGCAGGCCTTGAAGCATCTTTG GATATCAGGAGGAGCCGCTCTGGAGAAGAACATTCATGGATCAGTCAGTAAGCAGATCCAGAAGAACTTTGCTAAGAGCCAGTGGAAG AGGGCGTTCAATGCCACAATGGTGGTGCGGCACCTCAGTAAGAAGAATCTAGTAGTAGAGGAGGAGTCTAAGGATAAGGCAGAGACCAAGGCTACACTGTAA
- the pnck gene encoding calcium/calmodulin-dependent protein kinase type 1B isoform X2 — protein MPLGKEFRKKAEDITAVYDLREKLGEGSFSEVRVAQHRRTLKLVAVKCIRKRALKGKEAMLENEIAVLRSVTGGELLDRILEKGSYTERDASRVIQQLLEAVQYLHQLGIVHRDLKPENLLYQTPSEDSKIVISDFGLSKMEEQGMLTTACGTPAYVAPELLQQKSYGKEVDLWALGVITYILLCGYPPFYDESESHMYRQIMKAEYEFDSPYWDEISNSAKDFIPHMLQKEPEERYNCEQALKHLWISGGAALEKNIHGSVSKQIQKNFAKSQWKRAFNATMVVRHLSKKNLVVEEESKDKAETKATL, from the exons ATGCCTCTGGGGAAGGAATTCAGGAAGAAAGCAGAGGACATCACAGCAGTGTATGATCTGAGAGAGAAGCTAGGAGA GGGATCATTCTCTGAGGTGCGCGTGGCTCAGCACCGCCGCACCCTGAAACTTGTAGCAGTCAAGTGTATCCGCAAGAGGGCGTTAAAGGGCAAAGAAGCCATGTTGGAGAATGAGATAGCAGTGCTACGCAG TGTTACAGGAGGTGAGTTGCTGGACCGTATTCTGGAGAAGGGGAGTTACACTGAGAGGGATGCCAGCCGTGTCATACAACAGCTTCTGGAGGCAGTCCAATACCTCCACCAGCTGGGCATCGTGCACAGGGACCTGAAG CCTGAGAACCTACTGTATCAGACTCCGTCGGAAGATTCCAAGATTGTCATCAGTGACTTTGGCCTGTCCAAGATGGAGGAGCAGGGGATGCTCACCACAGCATGTGGAACCCCTGCGTATGTGG CACCAGAGCTTCTGCAGCAGAAATCATATGGCAAAGAAGTGGATCTGTGGGCTCTGGGGGTGATCACCTATATACT ACTCTGTGGCTACCCTCCGTTTTATGACGAGAGTGAGTCACATATGTACAGGCAGATCATGAAGGCTGAATATGAGTTTGACTCCCCGTATTGGGATGAAATCTCTAATTCAG CAAAAGATTTCATTCCGCACATGTTGCAGAAAGAACCAGAGGAGAGGTACAATTGTGAGCAGGCCTTGAAGCATCTTTG GATATCAGGAGGAGCCGCTCTGGAGAAGAACATTCATGGATCAGTCAGTAAGCAGATCCAGAAGAACTTTGCTAAGAGCCAGTGGAAG AGGGCGTTCAATGCCACAATGGTGGTGCGGCACCTCAGTAAGAAGAATCTAGTAGTAGAGGAGGAGTCTAAGGATAAGGCAGAGACCAAGGCTACACTGTAA